In Stegostoma tigrinum isolate sSteTig4 chromosome 12, sSteTig4.hap1, whole genome shotgun sequence, the following proteins share a genomic window:
- the LOC125456786 gene encoding chloride intracellular channel protein 6 isoform X4 has product MLAKGILTVKCEAGGDGESIGNCPFSQRLFMILWLKGVIFNVTTVDLKRKPADLQNLAPGTNPPFLTFNGEVKTDVNKIEEFLEDKLVPPRYPKLSARYPESNSAGNDVFAKFSAYIKNAQKDANESLEKALLKALKKLDDYLNTPLPEEIDASSTEEDICSKRKYLDGDYLTLADCNLLPKLHIIKIVALKYRNFEIPKEMTGIWRYLNNAYEREEFVNTCPANREIQIAYLDVAKRMK; this is encoded by the exons GCCGGAGGTGATGGGGAAAGCATTGGAAACTGTCCGTTCTCGCAGCGGCTCTTTATGATCCTTTGGCTAAAAGGCGTGATATTTAATGTCACAACAGTTGACCTAAAGAG AAAGCCTGCTGATTTGCAAAATTTGGCACCGGGcacaaaccctccatttctgaccttcaaTGGAGAAGTCAAAACAGATGTTAACAAGATCGAAGAATTTCTGGAAGACAAACTGGTACCACCAAG GTATCCAAAGCTTTCTGCCAGATATCCAGAATCGAACTCTGCAGGAAATGATGTGTTTGCCAAGTTCTCAGCATACATTAAAAATGCCCAGAAAGATGCAAATGAAA GTTTGGAAAAGGCTTTATTGAAAGCTCTGAAaaaattagatgattatttaaacacACCTTTACCTGAAGAAATTGATGCCAGTAGCACAGAGGAAGATATTTGCTCAAAAAGAAAATACCTAGATGGAGATTACTTGACTTTAGCAGATTGCAATCTCCTGCCAAAGCTTCACATTATCAAG ATTGTAGCACTGAAATACCGAAATTTTGAAATCCCAAAGGAAATGACTGGAATTTGGAGATACTTGAACAATGCTTATGAAAGAGAGGAGTTTGTAAACACGTGCCCTGCTAATCGTGAGATTCAGATTGCATATTTAGACGTTGCAAAGAGAATGAAATAA
- the LOC125456786 gene encoding chloride intracellular channel protein 4 isoform X3, protein MAAINSAPSEHIYPEIELFVKAGGDGESIGNCPFSQRLFMILWLKGVIFNVTTVDLKRKPADLQNLAPGTNPPFLTFNGEVKTDVNKIEEFLEDKLVPPRYPKLSARYPESNSAGNDVFAKFSAYIKNAQKDANESLEKALLKALKKLDDYLNTPLPEEIDASSTEEDICSKRKYLDGDYLTLADCNLLPKLHIIKIVALKYRNFEIPKEMTGIWRYLNNAYEREEFVNTCPANREIQIAYLDVAKRMK, encoded by the exons ATGGCTGCAATTAACTCAGCACCAAGTGAACACATCTATCCAGAGATTGAATTGTTCGTCAAG GCCGGAGGTGATGGGGAAAGCATTGGAAACTGTCCGTTCTCGCAGCGGCTCTTTATGATCCTTTGGCTAAAAGGCGTGATATTTAATGTCACAACAGTTGACCTAAAGAG AAAGCCTGCTGATTTGCAAAATTTGGCACCGGGcacaaaccctccatttctgaccttcaaTGGAGAAGTCAAAACAGATGTTAACAAGATCGAAGAATTTCTGGAAGACAAACTGGTACCACCAAG GTATCCAAAGCTTTCTGCCAGATATCCAGAATCGAACTCTGCAGGAAATGATGTGTTTGCCAAGTTCTCAGCATACATTAAAAATGCCCAGAAAGATGCAAATGAAA GTTTGGAAAAGGCTTTATTGAAAGCTCTGAAaaaattagatgattatttaaacacACCTTTACCTGAAGAAATTGATGCCAGTAGCACAGAGGAAGATATTTGCTCAAAAAGAAAATACCTAGATGGAGATTACTTGACTTTAGCAGATTGCAATCTCCTGCCAAAGCTTCACATTATCAAG ATTGTAGCACTGAAATACCGAAATTTTGAAATCCCAAAGGAAATGACTGGAATTTGGAGATACTTGAACAATGCTTATGAAAGAGAGGAGTTTGTAAACACGTGCCCTGCTAATCGTGAGATTCAGATTGCATATTTAGACGTTGCAAAGAGAATGAAATAA